GCATATTTTCTGTGCTTGTTTTCCTCGGTGTCCTATCCTTACTTTCGATCATATTATCTTTTAGCCTTTCTTTGTTCTAATTTTCTCTGACATTATCGTTTTTCTCGGACAATCTTTTGACCTAGCACCAATCAAATTGTTGTTGAAGAAACCAGCATTTTTTGCTAATTTTGTCCCCTCAATGAACAAACTGATAAAATAATAGGATTATGTGGCACATCACTTCATCGCCCAGGAGCATTTACACTCTTTAATATGAAATACAGAACACTAAAATCACAGTTGCACAGCAGCTAGATGTGAATGAATCGATATCCCAGCCTATGATGAGGCCATATGCTGAAATGTTTTATTCTTATTCCCAAAATAAAACCACAATTAATCAACATAGGGCTCTTCCCAACAAGAAGAAGCAGAGTGGAAAGGAAAACACAACAGATAACAGATGACACTTGCTCAAAACACAAGCCCTGACCCCTGGAGCTAGGGCTGGGCATTCGGTTCCCCCGAACCGATCGGTTCGGTGCTTCGGGTTGTCTAAAGATTCGGTTTCCAGATTTTGTTGACCAAACGGTTTCCTAGAAAAATACTAACCGAGAGTTTCTGTACCACTTAACCGCATGAGGATTTAATTGCTTTTTCTTTTTATGTGTGTGAGGATGTTTTGTGCTATTCTACACGGACCCTTTTGTAAATTTAATTGGTTTATACGGAATCTATTTTGCGGACAATACAAATTGTATAGTAAAATCTCACAAATTCATTTTAGGGTAAAATTGTATACTGTTTTTAGAGGACGCGGTTTTAGCGGATCCGTCTAAGGCTGTCAAAGGAGGCTGTTTTCATCCTCCCAGATCGCACTCTACCCATCCATGGCTGAATCGGCCGGCGGCGGTGAGCCCCGGCTCCCCGAGGAGCTCGTCCTCTGGGAGATCCTGACGCGCCTGCCGGCGAGGTCCCTCCTACGGTGCCGCGCCGTCTGCACATCCTGGCGCCGCAGCCTCACCTCCGACACGGGCCTCCTCCTCGCGCACCATCGCCACCAGCCGGCGCTCCAGCTCGTCACCACCGGGGACGACCTGGAGGGCAGGATCGACGCGCTGGACCcccgcgccggcgagcgccgccccgtcgcccgcaCGGACCGGGCCGCCTCCCCCATGGACCTCGTTCTGCTCGCCGCCTGCTATATAGGAATGGCACGGTATGAATGGAACGCTCGCCTCAATCTTAAGCGGTAATGGTAGTGTCGATGAAACACCATTGTTCGATGGGTTGTCAGCTGTGGTGTTGCTTCCTGAACTAGATAATTCTCAGATTGAGTAAGATGCAGTAGTCCATGCCAGCCAAGTTCATTGCTGCTTAACCCGAGTAAGCAGCTCTAGGCTCTTAGTTGACGATCCTTATTATTCCTGGTTATCTGTGTTCAGTGTCAAGCAGAATCCACCGAAACTTGGTCTTCTGAAATAAAATGTTTATGTTATGCCTTTCATATCTTCAGGTGTATAGATTCCATCTCATATATAACGCTTCTATGATAGGATAGCAAATTATATGATAATTTGATCTCGACATAATCATATTCTACACATGGTTTTACAGTTTTGAGGCATATTCTTTTTGCTGTGAGTGCTTCTTTCAGTATGTGTTTTGCATATTGTCAGTGTCCTAACCATACTTCTAATCTTGTTATTGTTTAGCCTTGTCTTTCGTTTAGTCCTCATTTGTTTTACCCCATTACTGGTTACCTCACATAATTTGAAGTTTTGAGCTAGCACCTAGCAAACTGTTCGGCAAGAAATTACTATTGTGTGCTCATTTGGTCCCCTGTATGAACAACCTGATAGAATAATAGGATGATGTTGCCCATCTCACTGTAAGCCTGCTATCCTATAGGAGTATTTCACATGTGACTGTAATAACTCATTTTTCTGTTTTTGCTATCTTGATTGATTTATTCTCTCCAGTCTCCGCAGCAAAATAGCCAACCCTAGGTCTGGATCAATGTCGGTTTCTTCTTGGTACAGCTTCATAAACCATTTCCCTTCTTTCCAAATGCTTATGTTGCGacacatatgcttcatgaactctTGATTTTGAGCATCTTTTCGTGCTGCACATGTGTGCTCTTGATTAAACTGTTGTAGCTGCCCAAACTAAATGCCTCTTAATATCAGTCCTTTGCTAAATACCTACTACTTAATGTTTGTATTTGTTTCATACAGGTATAACCCTACTCTTACTGTAACAAGTATCAATGTTGTGTTAATCGATATGATATCTGAGAGTCATCTTCATCGGAGGTTTTTGTTTCGAAAAATATCGGTTCCTGCTTTTCACCTTATTTTTTGACTGTACCAATTTACGCACTTTGGTTAGATTTTCTTGTAAATCTGCGAAGTTTTTGACATTATCCTGACAAACATTTTTCTATGATATTCTTTCTGGTGGTCTTGAGATATACCACATGCATTATTTCTAGGAATAGGACTGATTATACCCTTAAGCCTAATCCCTGGATGAACGGCACCAACCCAGTAACTTTGAATCCATTTAGCCCCGTCTGTCAGAAACAAGGCCACTGTCATCTGTGAAACAACGTAACCCTGGATGGTTTTAGAATGACCAAATCTAAACTCAGGTAGCAGTTGAGAGAATCAAAACGTTTTTATCCAATTTTCATCACCCCTACAGGCTGAAAGTGTGCGAACAAAAGGTGCTGGGATCAAATGGTTACTTATTAATTTGTTTTCTGTGCAAAATCCCGTGGTTTTCAAATGTCAGCTTGCTTATTAATTATGTGTAAATATACAGTTTACGTTCTTTCAGTCAAATACAACCACTAAAATCCCAGCTGCACAGCAGCTAGTTGTGAATGAATCGATATCCCAGCCTATGATGAGGCTATATGCTTGACTGTTTAATTCTTATTCCCGAAATTAAACCACAATCAACATAGAGCAGCAGAGCGGAAAGGAAAACACAACAGATAACAGATGACACTTGCTCAAAACACAAGCCCTGACTCCTGGACGATGCGGTCGAGCTTCTCCCCCATCTCGCGGCTCATGTGGTTCGCCCAGTCCCCTACCTCGCCCTTCCTGTAGAACACGTATTTATCAACGTGAACCTTATTCCTGTGGCTGACGCCGCCGACGTGGTTCACCTCCAGGCCGGTGAGCGTCTCGAAGCTGCACATCCTCGCCACCTCCTCCGCCACGCTGgagccctcctcctcctcggttAGCGGGATGCCGAGGAAACTCGCGAGCCTCCTCACGACCTgcgccgggtccagcttgatctccTCGTACTTGAGGAAGAGGACGGTGTCCGGCCTGGCCACGCTCTGCTCCCAGTACTCGAGGCAGTGGTCCTAGAAGGGGCCGTAGGGCGAGAACCCCTCGCAGAACATACCGAAGGCGTTGTCCATCGACGGGCCGGCGCTGCCGCGCCGCACCGCCAGCTTGTTCTCGAAGTGCAGCCTGGAGACGAGCGTGTCCTTGGGGTCCCGGCACAGGTACACCACGCGGCATCCCAGCGACCGCGTCTCCGGCGGGAGCAGCGACATGGGCATGTGCGTGGCGAGGAGCCTCAGGGACGGGAGCGCGCCGAGGTCGACCACATGGCCGCCGGCAGCGCCAGGGATCTCGATGTAAGGCACGAGGTGATGCGGGTGGCGGGTGAGGAGCGGGTGGTCGGCGGCGCCGAGGCCGTGGCGGGACCGCGTGGCGACGGTGAAGGCGAGGGCCTTGAGCCAGGTGGTGCCACACTTGGGCTGCGTGGCGAGGACGACATCGTCGGCGCGGGGCGCGAAGGCCCGGCTGGCGCGCAGGACCCCCTCCAGGATCCTCGGCTTGAACCAGTAGCCCTTGTGCTGGATGAGCGGCTGCGCCCACCCCTCCCTTGATGAGAGCGAGGAAATGAAGTCCTTCAGGCTCTCATCGGATGGGGCGTCGTCTACCGGTGAGCTCATCGGTGGAGCTGCTGCTGCCGGTTGAGGGGAGACGAAGCTAGCCATCTTGGCTATGAATGGGTTGGTGCGATGACGACATCGAGTCATTATACACTTTACGGAGGGAGCAGGATCACGTGGCGGCTAAACTAATTAGAAGTAGAACACGACGAATCGGAGCACATGGAGAGATGGCTCCCTCCAGACTCCATCTCCCTGCACATATATAAAAATGAAGCACTCCAGTTGTGACGCATGCTCTCGCAGTAATCAGATCCTGCACTCCAAAGTGGGGAGACTATAATAGAATCTAGCCTTCAGGTGAGATGGTAAGATCAACCCAAAATAATCATACTTAGgcaactcaaaaaattctaaaattatCTGACAACATACCTATGGTGTATGCCTACAACTCCAAAATAAAAATCCGTTCAAAAACCAATTTACAGTAAGAGATAAAAAATGATAAATTCAACAGTGAATAGTGCCAGCTTTGCATGAATAGTATTTGACTATTCACATCCGATTTTGTCTTTTTCGTTTCTACAAGTGTAGATTCAGTtaggagctgaaactttttgaagcTGTAAATCATACTTACATGGATGTGTGTCTgcaaatattttcagaatttttgaagatGTTTTGTATTAAAAAAAAATGATCTCATTGGTCTCACCTAAGGCTAGATCCTATACCAGTGTCCCATGTCCCTTGAGATTGCAGCCAAAAAAATTCTACTGTATCCCAACCAAAATATATATCCAATTACATCTACTAGTTAGTTAATTAGATGACATAATTGAACTGAACTCTAAGAAGATGCAACAAACCAGGACAAAGATTTCAAGATATATTACAAGGGAGGGATTATATCATTATGCGGCCATGCATATGCAATAAGGGCGTATCCAACGCCGACTCTCAAAACGCTCGCAAACGTTACGGACCGCGCTCTCGAGGTATCTGCTTTTTTTTGCCCGCTACACGAAACTTTTGCATGTACATTAGCTAGCTGGTGAGAGAAAACAGTGCTATGTCAATATGCTTAGATGATGGCAGACTCACAGGCAGCACAGAACAAACAAAACAACCAACAACATAGAGGACAAGACAAAAAAATGGGGAGGAGGTACCAGCTGCCCTGGTAACATTGTTTCAATTTTCATTTTTAATATTTTCGTCTTTTTACTGTATGCAAGATAATAGCCCTGAGTGACATATTATCAGTGGACTAATATAAATGTTTTCCTAGTTCTGTTTTGTTAAACttgcaaccaaacatgtctatCCTAACACGCAATGTCACACGCCGCAATGCCCTCGCAACTGCGATTAATGCAATGTGGTAGCAACTATCAACTCCCGTAAACAGGAATATTAAAAGCATGACATGTATTTGGCCTTGACATTATAAGAGATCAACTTAGATAATTATATGCTTGGAATGCTGACATGATCATTTTAGTTAACATCTGACAACTTGCATGTACCATACACACATCATATACTATATTTGAACTTGTAACATGTAACAGACTAATACTAATGCGAGTGATTGGTGGAGTAGTTAAATAGGGATTAACGCTTATCACAACACATTGCCCGAGCAGGAGCCTATACCATGGTCTTGGCAATCCAACCAAGAAATTTTACCTAGGGGAACCGGACCTAGGGGAACCGGCGTTCACGGTTACCGTGGAATTAGTTAAATGCCTCTGGAAATTTTTCAGACaatattttaaattatttttttaGCATATGATATATTGGTATTGAACTATTCTTGTACATAATCTACATGATAAGATGTTGGACGCTAACCTGTTGTAACATCAGCTATCATGTCGCAGGTTCGGCCCCTTCAAGATGCTTTTCTTTTTTGCATGTTTTGGCTACTAAAGTCGAGaaaactagaagaaaaagaatgaacgaCCAGGAAGTCAAAGCTCGGACACGTAGTTGAGTACCGACTCGATTTAACCACTACCGCACTCCAAGAATTACCTTGGATGAGAGATGGTCCTGTATTTATCTACACCTTGAGAATTTAAATTCAAGTTTATCAAAATAAAATGCGCATGCAACTATCCACTCCCGATACAAAGAATACAAAATCCATGACTTGTATTTAGCCCTGACGCGGTAAGAGATCAACTTAGATAATTGTTATCCTTTGGAATGCTGATATGAACTTTATAGTTAACATCTGACAACTTGCATGTACCATACACCTAACATATACTATATTTGAAGTTGTAACAAGTAACTGACAAATTCTAATGAGACTTATGGGTGGAGTTGTTAAATTGGGAAGAAGACTATTCACAAGGTGTAGAGCAGGAGCTTGTACCAAGGTTTTAGCTACCCAACCAAGATATTTTACACAGGGGAACTGGATTCACGGTTACCGTGGATACCACCAAATATCACTCAAATTATTTCAAGCAATATTTTAAATTCATTTTTAGCATATGAAATATTTGTATTGAACTCTTCTTGTACAGAATCTATATGCTAGATCCGCAAAAAAAGAATCTATATGCTAGGTTGTTGGGTGCTAACCTGTTATAACGTCAGTGGTCAGGTCACAGGTTTGACCCCTAATAGCTGCTTTATATTTTGCACATTTCATTGACTTATGTCGAGAAAACATAAAAAAAATGCACAACCAGGAAGTTGAACCTCGGACGTGCGGTTGAGTAGTGAATGAGTTTAGACATTACAACACTTCAAGAATTATCTTCGATGAGAGATGATCCTGTATTTTTTACACTTTTAGCTTTTAAATTATTTATTTCCAAAAAAATATTGGGTTGAGAGGCCTATTTACCGGGGACAGCGAGAAACATAAAAACCACCCGGTATCTGATTTGTTTGCTTGGTACCCAGAACCTTGGCATGTACACCAGCTAGTTGGCGAGAGAAAATAGCACTACGTCAATATTCTTAGATGGTGACGTACTCACAGCTAGTACAGACCACACAAAACAACCAACAACACATAGGAGAAGACAGAAAAGGGGGAGGAGGTATCCACGCTGGAAGGGACAGCTGCCCCTGTAGCATTGttccattttatttattttttgtgtttttccaTGAGATGCAAAATAACACCTCTAAGCAGTGTGTAATACACCCTTTCCTATATATTTTAGAAACATGCACAACCAGCTATAGGTCTTTCCAGACAATGCTAAAGCATACGCTGTAAGGTCTTGTACAATaaaaggtgcttagagaaataaaccgaGTTTTTCTTAAGCACAAGTGCTTATTTCCATATGAGGGGTGCCTAATTAGGCATCCACCCTCTAAAAATAAGCATATGTGCTTAGAGAAaatctggtttatttctctaagcacctccctaagAACCTTCTATTGTACAATGCCTAACGAGCTAGCAACTACGATCGACAAAATGCGCATGCAACTATCCACTCCTGATACAAAGAATATAAAATCCATGACTTGTATTGAGCGTTGACGCGGTAAGAGATCAACTTAGATAACCGTTATCCTTTGGAATGCTGATATGAACTTTATAGTTAACATCTGACAACTTGCATGTACCATACACCTAACGTATACTATATTTGGAGTTGTAACAAGTAACTGACAAATTCTAATGAGACTTATGGGGGGAGTAGTTAAATAGGGAAGAAGACTTTTCACAAGGCGTAGAGAAGGAGCTTATACCAAGGTTTTAGCTACCCAACCAAGATATTTTACACAGGGGGTACCGGATTCGCGGTTACCGCGGATACCACCAAATATCACTCAAAATATTTCAAACAATATTTTAGCATATGATATATTTGTATTGAACTCTTGTTGTTCCGAATCTACATGCTAGGTTGTTGGGCGCTAACATTTTGTAACAACAGCGGCTAGGTCACATGTTCAGGCCTACTGGctgcttttctttttgcaaatttCGCCAACTTAAGTTAAGAAAACAAAATTATGCATGACCGGGATCTCAAACCTCACATATGTGGTTGAGTACCGACTGGGTCTAATCACCACAGCACTCGAATAATTACGTTGTATGAGAGATCGTCCTTTACTTATCAACAGTTTTGGCGTTTAAATTCACGTTAAAAAAACAATGTTTGCGTAAGAGGCCTATTTATGGGGGAACAAGAGCAGGAGCTTGTGCCAAAGTTTTGG
This region of Triticum aestivum cultivar Chinese Spring chromosome 2D, IWGSC CS RefSeq v2.1, whole genome shotgun sequence genomic DNA includes:
- the LOC123048363 gene encoding uncharacterized protein, translating into MAESAGGGEPRLPEELVLWEILTRLPARSLLRCRAVCTSWRRSLTSDTGLLLAHHRHQPALQLVTTGDDLEGRIDALDPRAGERRPVARTDRAASPMDLVLLAACYIGMARYNPTLTVTSINVVLIDMISESHLHRRFLFRKISVPAFHLIF